A DNA window from Camelina sativa cultivar DH55 chromosome 13, Cs, whole genome shotgun sequence contains the following coding sequences:
- the LOC104734138 gene encoding protein trichome birefringence-like 35 — protein MSQRWSSRKKSRLPLAGLLFMLVVTVMILFNERTIQQIHFHAATTSHSQILRQPSSSSTFNFVKPNLPSNSNLGAPLEVLDRFSRCNSTKEYSGKNIRLVDPYVEEEEEEEEEDPPVHQIGGPKEEDLCDVFSGKWVFDNSSYPLHKESDCPYMSDQLACQKHGRKDLHYQHWRWQPHSCNLKRWNVTEMWEKLRGKRLMFVGDSLNRGQWISMVCLLQSVIPRDKQSMSPNAHLTIFRAEDYNATVEFLWAPLLVESNSDDPVNHRLDERIIRPDSVLKHASKWQHADILIFNTYLWWRQDPVKIRWSSEEKGSCEEVKGAEGMEMAMNAWADWIANNVDPKKKRVFFVTMSPTHQWSREWSPGSEGNCYGEKKPIEEESYWGSGSDIQTMRMVKRVLERLGPKVSVINITQLSEYRKDGHPSVYRKFWEPLTKDRLDNPASYSDCTHWCVPGVPDVWNQLLYHFL, from the exons ATGTCGCAGAGATGGAGCAGCAGAAAGAAGAGTCGGCTTCCACTAGCTGGTCTTCTCTTTATGCTCGTCGTCACCGTTATGATTCTCTTCAACGAGCGTACCATTCAGCAGATCCACTTCCACGCCGCCACGACCAGTCATTCTCAAATTCTCCgtcaaccttcttcttcttccactttcaATTTCGTCAAGCCTAATCTTCCTTCCAATAGCAACTTGGGAGCTCCTCTTG AGGTTTTGGATAGATTCAGCAGATGCAACTCCACGAAAGAGTACAGTGGGAAGAACATCAGATTGGTTGACCCCtacgtagaagaagaagaagaagaagaagaagaagaccctcCTGTTCATCAGATTGGTGGACCAAAGGAGGAGGATCTTTGTGATGTCTTCTCTGGGAAATGGGTCTTTGATAATTCATCCTACCCTTTGCACAAGGAATCTGACTGCCCTTACATGTCTGACCAGTTGGCTTGTCAGAAGCACGGCCGGAAGGATTTGCATTATCAGCATTGGAGATGGCAACCTCATTCCTGCAACCTGAAGAG ATGGAATGTGACAGAAATGTGGGAGAAGCTGAGGGGAAAGAGATTGATGTTTGTTGGAGACTCATTAAACAGAGGCCAATGGATATCAATGGTTTGTCTGTTACAGTCTGTAATTCCACGTGACAAGCAGTCTATGTCTCCCAACGCTCACCTCACCATTTTCAGGGCTgag GACTACAATGCCACGGTGGAATTTCTCTGGGCACCGTTGCTCGTGGAATCGAATTCTGATGACCCTGTAAATCACAGATTGGACGAACGGATTATACGACCTGATTCAGTTCTTAAGCATGCATCAAAGTGGCAACATGCTGATATCTTAATCTTCAACACCTACTTATGGTGGAGGCAAGACCCAGTCAAGATCAG ATGGAGCAGCGAAGAAAAAGGGTCATGCGAGGAGGTGAAAGGAGCAGAGGGAATGGAGATGGCGATGAATGCTTGGGCTGATTGGATTGCTAACAATGTCGATCCAAAGAAAAAGCGGGTTTTCTTTGTCACAATGTCCCCTACGCATCAGTG GAGCCGAGAGTGGAGCCCGGGAAGCGAAGGAAACTGCTACGGGGAGAAGAAACCGATAGAGGAAGAGAGTTATTGGGGAAGTGGGTCAGACATTCAGACAATGAGGATGGTGAAGAGAGTTTTAGAGAGACTGGGACCAAAGGTTTCAGTTATAAACATCACTCAGTTGTCTGAGTATCGTAAAGATGGTCATCCATCGGTGTACCGGAAATTCTGGGAACCTCTAACCAAAGACCGGTTGGATAATCCGGCATCGTATTCAGATTGTACCCATTGGTGTGTACCTGGAGTTCCTGATGTCTGGAATCAATTGCTTTACCATTTTTTGTGA
- the LOC104734142 gene encoding ferritin-1, chloroplastic, producing the protein MASRAFSSFTANPALSPRPVLPHGPASPAVSLGFSMKTGAGRAVDVSAATVDTNNMPMTGVVFQPFEEVKKADLAIPITSHVSFARQGYADSSEAVINEQINVEYNVSYVYHSMYAYFDRDNVALKGLAKFFKESSEEERGHAEKFMEYQNQRGGRVKLHPIVSPISEFEHAEKGDALYAMELALSLEKLTNEKLLNVHRVASENNDPQLADFVETEFLGEQIEAIKKISDYITQLRMVGKGHGVWHFDQMLLN; encoded by the exons ATGGCCTCCAGAGCATTCTCCTCTTTCACGGCTAACCCCGCTCTCTCTCCCAGGCCAGTACTCCCTCACGGCCCTGCTTCCCCGGCTGTTTCTCTCGGCTTCTCCATGAAAACTGGCGCCGGCAGAGCTGTGGACGTTTCCGCCGCTACTGTGGACACCAACAACATGCCTATGACCGGTGTCGTCTTCCAGCCGTTTGAGGAGGTCAAGAAAGCCGATCTGGCCATCCCCATCACATCTCATGTCTCCTTCGCTCGCCAAGGCTATGCCGACTCTTCCGAGGCAGTCATTAATGAGCAAATCaa TGTGGAATACAACGTCTCCTACGTATACCATTCCATGTACGCATACTTCGACAGAGACAACGTCGCTCTTAAGGGACTAGCCAA ATTTTTCAAGGAATCAAGTGAGGAAGAGAGAGGGCATGCTGAAAAGTTTATGGAGTACCAG AACcaaagaggaggaagagtgAAACTTCACCCCATCGTCTCACCTATCTCAGAATTCGAACATGCTGAAAAAGGAGATGCATTATATG CAATGGAGTTGGCTCTATCTCTCGAGAAACTCACTAATGAGAAGCTTCTAAACGTTCACAGG GTGGCATCAGAGAACAATGATCCCCAGCTAGCTGATTTCGTTGAGACTGAATTTCTTGGAGAACAG ATTGAAGCAATCAAGAAGATCTCAGACTACATCACTCAGCTAAGGATGGTTGGCAAAGGCCACG GAGTTTGGCATTTCGACCAGATGCTTCTGAATTAG
- the LOC104734143 gene encoding uncharacterized protein At5g01610 produces MDQIFNKVGSYWLGQKANKQFDSVGTDLNSVSTSIEGGTKWLVNKIKGKMQKPLPELLKEYDLPVGIFPEDATNYEFDEQSKRLTVLIPNICEVGYKDSSVLKFATTVTGHLEKGKLAEVEGIKTKVMIWVKVTSISADATKVYFTAGMKKSRNRDAYEVLRNGLRVDKF; encoded by the exons ATGGATCAGATCTTTAACAAGGTTGGATCCTATTGGTTAGGCCAGAAGGCCAATAAGCAGTTTGACTCCGTCGGCACCGATCTCAAC TCGGTGTCAACGAGCATTGAGGGAGGAACAAAATGGTTGgtcaacaaaatcaaag GGAAAATGCAGAAGCCGTTGCCTGAGTTACTAAAAGAGTATGATCTACCCGTGGGAATCTTCCCAGAGGATGCCACAAACTACGAGTTCGATGAGCAGAGCAAGAGACTAACTGTTTTGATCCCAAACATCTGTGAAGTTGGGTACAAGGACTCATCAGTCTTGAAATTCGCCACAACGGTGACAGGACACCTTGAGAAAGGCAAGTTAGCAGAGGTGGAAGGAATCAAGACAAAAGTTATGATATGGGTTAAAGTGACAAGCATATCCGCAGATGCAACAAAGGTGTATTTCACTGCTGGGATGAAGAAGAGCCGGAACCGAGATGCTTACGAGGTTCTAAGAAATGGCCTCCGAGTCGATAAATTCTAA